The following are from one region of the Corynebacterium hindlerae genome:
- the arc gene encoding proteasome ATPase, which yields MTIPTPEEAQHAAEVRRLKGQLRELADRNTKLAELLKASRDKLALLYEEIEGLKTPPSTYGVFLEYAENGRAAEVFTGNRHMRLMVDPALAKESLTPGMKVRLGEGSVVVEACGYSQEGSLVTLTERLGPDRALIANQAGEERVIRLAAKLLSAERKPRPGDTLLVDQKSGYAFEVIPKSEVHRLALEDVPDVTYADVGGLDEQIEHIKDAVELPFAHPDLFRTYDLHPPKGVLLYGPPGCGKTMIAKAVAHSLAERLGVKGGSYFLNVKGPELLNKYVGETERQIRLIFERARELAAEGRPVIVFFDEMESIFRTRGSGVSSDVETTVVPQLLAELDGVESLSNVIVIGATNREELIDPAILRPGRLDVKIRVSRPGKEQATDIFARYLTDGIPLAQPAASLIDSAVGYLYQDKPFVELILLDGTKETLHYRDFVSGAMIANIVGRAKKLAIKDQLSGAGPGITEAHILAAIDMENKENEDLPNTSNPDEWARITGRHGGKVIQAKIVG from the coding sequence ATGACTATCCCCACGCCCGAAGAAGCGCAGCACGCAGCAGAAGTGCGCCGCCTCAAAGGCCAGCTCCGCGAGCTCGCAGACCGCAACACCAAACTCGCCGAGCTACTCAAAGCATCCCGCGACAAGCTAGCCCTCCTCTACGAAGAGATCGAGGGACTCAAAACCCCGCCATCCACTTACGGTGTGTTCCTGGAATACGCCGAGAACGGGCGCGCCGCCGAAGTCTTTACCGGCAACCGCCACATGCGCCTCATGGTTGACCCAGCGCTGGCTAAAGAGTCCCTCACCCCGGGCATGAAAGTCCGGCTTGGCGAGGGATCCGTCGTCGTCGAGGCATGCGGCTACTCGCAAGAAGGCAGCCTCGTAACCCTCACCGAACGCCTCGGCCCCGACCGCGCCCTCATCGCCAACCAAGCAGGGGAGGAGCGGGTCATCCGCCTCGCCGCCAAGCTGCTCAGCGCCGAACGCAAACCCCGCCCCGGGGACACACTGCTGGTAGATCAAAAATCCGGGTACGCATTCGAAGTAATCCCCAAATCCGAAGTCCACCGCCTCGCCCTCGAGGACGTCCCCGACGTCACGTACGCCGACGTCGGCGGCCTCGACGAACAAATCGAGCACATCAAGGACGCCGTCGAACTGCCCTTCGCCCACCCAGACCTCTTCCGCACGTACGACCTGCACCCGCCTAAAGGTGTGCTGCTGTACGGCCCTCCCGGCTGTGGCAAGACCATGATTGCGAAAGCCGTCGCTCATTCCCTTGCCGAACGCCTCGGCGTCAAAGGCGGCTCCTACTTCCTTAATGTGAAGGGCCCCGAGCTGCTGAACAAGTACGTAGGCGAAACGGAACGCCAAATCCGACTCATCTTCGAACGCGCCCGGGAATTGGCCGCCGAAGGCCGCCCCGTCATCGTGTTCTTCGACGAAATGGAATCAATCTTCCGCACCCGCGGCTCCGGCGTGAGCTCCGATGTGGAAACCACCGTCGTCCCGCAGTTGCTCGCCGAACTCGACGGCGTCGAATCTCTCTCCAACGTCATCGTCATCGGCGCTACCAACCGCGAAGAACTCATCGACCCAGCCATCCTCCGCCCGGGCCGCCTCGATGTGAAGATCCGCGTCTCCCGGCCCGGAAAAGAACAGGCCACCGACATCTTCGCCCGCTATCTCACCGACGGCATCCCCCTCGCGCAGCCCGCCGCCTCGCTCATCGACTCCGCCGTGGGTTACCTCTACCAGGACAAACCCTTCGTGGAGCTCATCCTGCTTGACGGGACCAAAGAAACCCTGCACTACAGGGACTTCGTCTCGGGTGCGATGATCGCCAACATCGTCGGCCGCGCTAAAAAACTCGCCATCAAAGACCAGCTCTCTGGAGCAGGCCCTGGCATCACCGAAGCGCACATCCTCGCGGCGATCGACATGGAAAACAAAGAAAACGAAGACCTGCCCAACACCTCCAACCCGGACGAGTGGGCACGCATCACCGGCCGCCACGGCGGCAAGGTCATCCAAGCAAAGATTGTGGGGTAG
- a CDS encoding M18 family aminopeptidase, which translates to MSDAFLDFIQASPSSYHAAHEVAARLHDAGFTEQVETHDWSATPGGHYLIRGGALMAWWVPSPEAAAFRIIGSHTDSPGFKLKPRGDLGTATFQQAGVEVYGGPIIPSWLDRELRLAGRIVLNDGTTRNVVTDGDFRIPHLAIHLDRSANEGLKLDRQAHTQPIYSVGNPDVEVLDLVAAAAGVAKEDIASHDLITVDAQPGALFGVDKQLIAAGRMDNLSSVYASLEAFLAATATATDVLVLAAFDHEEIGSASTTGAAGPILEDVLGRTACALGRDFEETKQMYARSTCVSADAAHSVHPNYVSRHDAVNYPVLGQGPVAKVNSNQRYASNAVTVGMWERACRAAGVPSQVFAGNNNSPCGSTIGPITATRLGIETVDVGIPLLSMHSARELAHVADMKWMEQALFSYLTMAD; encoded by the coding sequence ATGTCCGACGCTTTTCTTGACTTTATCCAGGCTTCTCCTAGCTCTTACCACGCCGCGCACGAGGTGGCAGCGCGACTTCACGATGCCGGGTTCACCGAGCAAGTGGAAACGCACGATTGGTCTGCCACTCCCGGCGGGCATTACCTGATCCGCGGTGGCGCTCTCATGGCATGGTGGGTGCCGAGCCCGGAGGCGGCGGCGTTCCGAATTATCGGCTCCCATACCGACTCCCCGGGGTTCAAGCTCAAGCCCCGCGGCGACCTGGGCACCGCGACTTTCCAGCAGGCGGGCGTTGAGGTCTACGGTGGGCCGATCATCCCGTCGTGGCTCGACCGCGAGCTGCGGCTCGCCGGACGCATTGTGCTTAACGACGGCACAACCCGCAATGTGGTCACCGACGGGGATTTCCGGATTCCGCACTTAGCCATCCACCTGGACCGGAGCGCCAACGAAGGATTGAAGCTGGACCGCCAGGCCCACACCCAGCCGATCTATTCCGTGGGGAACCCGGATGTGGAGGTGCTGGACTTGGTGGCTGCGGCCGCTGGCGTGGCCAAGGAAGACATTGCCAGCCATGATCTGATCACGGTGGATGCGCAACCGGGCGCGCTGTTCGGCGTCGATAAGCAGCTTATTGCCGCAGGCCGCATGGACAACCTCTCCAGCGTCTATGCCTCGCTGGAGGCATTCCTCGCCGCGACCGCCACGGCCACGGACGTGCTGGTGCTCGCCGCTTTTGACCACGAGGAGATCGGGTCGGCTTCCACCACCGGCGCGGCCGGCCCCATCCTAGAGGATGTGCTGGGGCGCACCGCCTGTGCGTTGGGGCGCGATTTTGAGGAAACGAAGCAGATGTACGCGCGGTCTACCTGCGTCTCTGCCGACGCCGCCCACTCGGTGCACCCGAACTATGTTTCCCGGCACGATGCGGTGAACTATCCGGTGCTCGGCCAGGGGCCGGTGGCGAAAGTGAATTCCAACCAGCGCTACGCATCCAATGCGGTCACCGTAGGGATGTGGGAGCGCGCCTGCCGCGCCGCCGGGGTTCCGTCCCAGGTCTTCGCCGGAAACAACAACAGCCCCTGCGGTTCCACCATCGGGCCAATCACCGCGACCCGGCTCGGCATTGAAACCGTGGACGTTGGCATCCCACTGCTGTCCATGCACTCCGCGCGAGAACTCGCGCACGTGGCGGACATGAAGTGGATGGAGCAGGCGCTGTTTTCTTACCTGACGATGGCCGATTAA
- a CDS encoding putative glycolipid-binding domain-containing protein, giving the protein MDYYTWRNLQDESQRDICCVALQDNGLTAVGIQTCSEYQANWMLDASTDWITSRVHVQVQGAGWQRSLELIRDSDGVWDQTVSLSGIQPAEMPEPGIAPGTDLSSALDVDLGKCPLTNVMPIRRLGLLSGDVPKTQLIMAWIDMPSLRVIASDQYYSSIDSRHVRYASGTRGVDVSLTVDANGVVTQYPDLALVF; this is encoded by the coding sequence ATGGATTACTACACATGGCGCAATTTACAGGACGAGTCGCAGCGCGACATCTGCTGCGTTGCTCTGCAAGATAACGGACTTACCGCCGTTGGGATCCAGACCTGTTCTGAATACCAGGCGAATTGGATGCTTGATGCCAGCACGGACTGGATCACGTCCCGGGTCCATGTCCAGGTCCAGGGCGCGGGATGGCAGCGGTCGCTGGAGCTCATTCGGGATTCCGACGGAGTGTGGGACCAGACCGTTTCGCTCAGTGGCATCCAGCCGGCCGAGATGCCTGAGCCGGGAATTGCGCCCGGGACGGACCTGTCGTCGGCCCTTGATGTGGATTTGGGCAAATGCCCACTCACTAATGTGATGCCGATCCGGCGCCTCGGCCTGTTGTCTGGCGACGTGCCAAAAACACAATTGATCATGGCGTGGATCGATATGCCTTCACTGCGCGTCATTGCCAGCGACCAGTATTACAGCTCTATTGATAGCCGCCACGTCCGGTACGCTTCGGGCACTCGGGGTGTCGATGTGTCTCTCACGGTGGATGCAAACGGGGTCGTCACACAATACCCTGATTTAGCTCTTGTGTTCTAA
- a CDS encoding HNH endonuclease signature motif containing protein, producing the protein MIKQATALLEHALHDGNCFESFGDLLALKEIVARLETRMAAGRSRRELEKSGASASEAYRIERRANNWWNPGVPVEHQDLILGAMEKLSPSSDRRTEIYQEAAHAALKSTPRQTRDYARKLVREENERLAQDPFEAYRQRRFRLGEQDEHGGCRFSGYAPTAVAALFKSLLDQAARADKKAHEIEDDRRTIAQRDADAFEQVIRWASSDRRSHTGHCSLIVSITESDEFDWRAKFGSNVGVDLNLFEINYLSSDKIIDYIQVHDHNGAAKQLVTANRTANFYQRISLFARDGVCQHPGCNEPASRCESHHVVPWSRGGPTSVDNMTLLCPKHHRQVDDSWIETHFEMVLGRPVMVHPDGTHERNESPAAQQAGGWQVVNGPPFEFTVTLS; encoded by the coding sequence ATGATTAAGCAGGCTACAGCGCTGTTGGAACATGCGCTTCACGACGGCAACTGCTTCGAATCTTTTGGCGATCTCCTCGCATTAAAAGAGATCGTGGCCCGACTCGAAACCCGCATGGCTGCAGGCAGGAGCCGCCGCGAATTGGAGAAGTCCGGCGCCAGCGCCTCGGAGGCTTATCGGATCGAACGGCGGGCCAACAACTGGTGGAATCCTGGGGTGCCAGTAGAGCATCAGGACCTTATCCTGGGCGCCATGGAAAAGCTGTCGCCGTCCTCTGATCGGCGCACGGAAATTTACCAGGAGGCAGCACACGCCGCGCTGAAGTCCACTCCACGCCAGACCCGTGATTACGCACGGAAACTCGTGCGGGAGGAAAACGAACGGCTCGCTCAGGATCCTTTTGAGGCATACCGCCAGCGTCGCTTCAGGCTCGGCGAACAAGACGAGCACGGCGGCTGCCGGTTCAGTGGCTACGCTCCAACCGCTGTTGCAGCCTTGTTCAAGTCACTGCTTGATCAAGCAGCCCGCGCGGATAAGAAAGCCCACGAGATCGAAGACGACCGCCGCACCATCGCCCAGCGTGATGCCGATGCTTTTGAACAGGTAATCCGGTGGGCATCCAGCGACCGCCGAAGCCACACTGGGCACTGCTCCTTGATCGTCAGCATCACCGAGTCAGACGAATTCGACTGGCGTGCGAAGTTCGGCAGCAACGTAGGGGTTGACCTCAATCTCTTTGAGATCAACTACCTCAGCAGCGACAAGATCATCGACTACATCCAGGTCCACGACCACAACGGTGCCGCGAAGCAACTGGTCACCGCCAATAGGACCGCCAACTTCTACCAGCGAATTTCACTGTTCGCACGAGACGGCGTCTGCCAGCATCCGGGATGCAACGAACCCGCCAGCCGATGCGAATCCCACCACGTAGTCCCGTGGTCCAGAGGCGGCCCAACCTCAGTAGACAACATGACTCTCTTGTGTCCCAAGCATCACAGACAGGTGGACGATAGTTGGATCGAAACTCACTTCGAAATGGTGCTGGGTAGACCGGTCATGGTGCACCCCGATGGCACACACGAACGCAACGAATCCCCAGCAGCCCAACAAGCTGGTGGCTGGCAAGTAGTGAACGGACCGCCGTTCGAATTCACCGTCACGCTATCGTAG
- a CDS encoding tRNA (adenine-N1)-methyltransferase yields the protein MANSGPFQAGDRVQLTDAKRRHFTIILEPGGKLHTHKGIIEHDKIIGSSEGTVVESAMGGQWLCFRHLLVDHILSMPRGAAVIYPKDTAQILVEGDIFPGARVLEAGAGSGALSMALLRAIGPEGQLISYEIREDHLEYAESNVDGWFGGRPDTWSPRLGDLRSVTLDDLGGEPVDRIILDMLEPWECLDVCSAILQPGGVFMTYVATVPQLMKVMEGIRSLRCFTEPKAWESLVREWKVEGLATRPEHRMNAHTAFLVWARRLADGTVAPRPQRRGRK from the coding sequence ATGGCAAATTCCGGACCTTTCCAGGCGGGCGACCGCGTACAACTCACCGACGCGAAGCGTCGCCACTTCACCATCATCTTGGAGCCTGGCGGAAAGCTTCACACCCACAAGGGCATCATCGAGCACGATAAAATCATCGGCTCCTCGGAAGGCACCGTGGTGGAATCCGCCATGGGCGGCCAGTGGCTCTGCTTCCGGCACCTGCTGGTGGACCACATCCTGTCCATGCCCCGCGGCGCGGCCGTGATCTACCCGAAGGACACCGCCCAGATCCTGGTGGAAGGCGACATCTTCCCAGGCGCCCGCGTACTCGAGGCCGGTGCTGGCTCCGGTGCGCTGTCGATGGCGCTGCTGCGCGCAATCGGGCCTGAGGGGCAGCTGATCTCATACGAAATCCGCGAGGACCACCTGGAATACGCCGAGTCCAACGTTGACGGTTGGTTTGGTGGCCGGCCTGATACCTGGAGCCCACGGTTGGGTGACCTCCGGTCGGTAACCCTCGATGATCTCGGCGGCGAGCCGGTGGACCGCATCATCCTGGACATGCTCGAACCATGGGAATGCCTCGACGTGTGCTCTGCCATCTTGCAACCCGGCGGCGTGTTCATGACCTACGTCGCCACCGTCCCACAGCTGATGAAGGTCATGGAAGGCATCCGCTCTTTGCGCTGCTTTACCGAGCCAAAAGCGTGGGAATCCCTCGTGCGCGAATGGAAGGTCGAAGGCCTGGCCACCCGCCCAGAACACCGCATGAACGCCCACACCGCGTTCCTCGTCTGGGCACGCAGGCTTGCCGACGGCACCGTCGCCCCACGCCCACAGCGCCGCGGGCGGAAGTAG